AGAAGCTCACAAAGGAAATAAAGTTTCATTTGGAGAATTCGGTCTTCAAGCAACAACTTCAGCTTGAGTTACAGCTAGACAAATAGAATCAGCAAGGATTGCTATAACTAGAAGAATGGGTCGTGAAGGAGATGTTCATATTAGAATTTTCCCTCATTTATCATTAACTTCTAAACCTATAGGAGTTCGTATGGGTTCAGGTAAAGGTTCACCAGAAAAATGAGTAGCAGTTGTTAAGGTTAATACTATGATGTTTGAAGTTTCTGGTGTAAAAGAAGAAATAGCTAAAGATGCTTTAAGACTAGGTGGTCATAAATTACCTGTTAAATGAAAAATAGTTAAAGCAAATGAAGAAGGAGATAAATAATGGAATTCAAAGAATTAAAAAATAAATCTCTTTCAGAACTAGAAAAATTAGTAACTGAATATAAAGCAGAATTATTTTCATTAAGATTTAAAAATGCGACATCACGTTTAGATAAAACACATCAAATTAAAGAAATTAGAAAAAATATTGCAAGAGTTTTAACAGCTATTAAACAACAAGAAAATGCAACTAAAGGTGGAAAATAAAAATGGAAAGAAAAAACACTAAAAAAACATTAATTGGTAAAGTAGTTTCGGATAAAAATCAAAAAACTATAATAGTAGCAGTTGATACTTATGTAAAACACCCTTTATATGGTAAGAGATTTAAAGTAACTAAAAGATTTGCAACACACGACGAAAAAGAAGAAGCTTCTTTAGGTGATATTGTAAAAATTAGTGAAACAAGACCTTTTTCTAAAACCAAAACTTTTAGATTAGTTGAAATTCGTGAAAAAGCAAAAGAAGGAGCTAAATAATGGTTCAAGAGCTTTCGAGATTAGTTGTAGCTGATAATTCAGGTGCAAAAGAAGTAGGTTTAATCAGAAACTTAGGTGGTTCTGTTAAAAAATCTTCAAATATAGGTGATGTTATAGTATGTTCAGTTAAAAAAGCTCTTCCAAATGGAATAGTAAAAGAAGGACAAGTTGTTAAAGCGGTTATTGTTCGTTCAACATATGGAATCAAAAGAAAAAATGGTTCACATATTAAATTCGATGATAATGCAGTAGTTATCATTAAAGAAGATGGTTCCCCAAGAGGAACTCGTGTTTTTGGGCCTATAGCTAGAGAAATAAGAGATAAGGGATATTCTAAAATAGTATCACTTGCTCCTGAAGTTTTATAAG
This genomic interval from Mesomycoplasma molare contains the following:
- the rpmC gene encoding 50S ribosomal protein L29; amino-acid sequence: MEFKELKNKSLSELEKLVTEYKAELFSLRFKNATSRLDKTHQIKEIRKNIARVLTAIKQQENATKGGK
- the rplP gene encoding 50S ribosomal protein L16 gives rise to the protein MLQPKRTKYRRNFRISHDKREAHKGNKVSFGEFGLQATTSAWVTARQIESARIAITRRMGREGDVHIRIFPHLSLTSKPIGVRMGSGKGSPEKWVAVVKVNTMMFEVSGVKEEIAKDALRLGGHKLPVKWKIVKANEEGDK
- the rplN gene encoding 50S ribosomal protein L14 is translated as MVQELSRLVVADNSGAKEVGLIRNLGGSVKKSSNIGDVIVCSVKKALPNGIVKEGQVVKAVIVRSTYGIKRKNGSHIKFDDNAVVIIKEDGSPRGTRVFGPIAREIRDKGYSKIVSLAPEVL
- the rpsQ gene encoding 30S ribosomal protein S17, encoding MERKNTKKTLIGKVVSDKNQKTIIVAVDTYVKHPLYGKRFKVTKRFATHDEKEEASLGDIVKISETRPFSKTKTFRLVEIREKAKEGAK